A window of Campylobacter pinnipediorum subsp. pinnipediorum contains these coding sequences:
- the lspA gene encoding signal peptidase II: protein MKRQIYTFLSVFVVILVIDQAIKYFFVSTNYQLNGEYISLVLAYNTGVAFSMFAFLAQNLKFVQIALIFALFGYLLYEKKLLKSNLINFAMIFGSGISNILDRFTYGAVVDYVFWHKWFEFAIFNFADVMINISVFLIIIKNFIKKEKDE from the coding sequence TTGAAAAGACAAATTTATACTTTTTTATCGGTTTTTGTTGTTATCTTGGTTATAGACCAAGCTATAAAATACTTTTTTGTAAGCACAAACTATCAGCTTAACGGCGAGTATATCTCGCTTGTCCTTGCTTACAATACCGGTGTCGCTTTTTCTATGTTTGCATTTTTGGCCCAAAACTTGAAATTTGTGCAAATTGCACTTATTTTTGCGCTATTTGGCTATCTTTTGTATGAAAAAAAACTCCTAAAATCAAACCTAATAAACTTTGCGATGATTTTTGGCTCTGGGATATCAAACATACTAGATAGGTTTACTTATGGTGCAGTGGTTGATTATGTATTTTGGCATAAGTGGTTTGAGTTTGCGATATTTAACTTCGCTGATGTGATGATAAACATATCTGTGTTTTTGATTATTATAAAAAACTTCATTAAAAAGGAAAAAGATGAATAA
- a CDS encoding nucleotidyltransferase family protein, translating into MSVLTKEEILKYLAQIKPQLQEDGIKEIGLFGSYAKGYADENSDIDIVIFADKIDFLDRLDVYGILEYLEKLKAKISAKFHKSVDICDYYNKERLYNNKITKGAIFV; encoded by the coding sequence ATGTCTGTTTTGACAAAAGAAGAGATACTTAAATATTTAGCTCAAATAAAGCCACAGCTTCAAGAAGATGGTATCAAAGAAATAGGACTTTTTGGAAGCTATGCTAAAGGATATGCAGATGAAAACTCAGATATTGATATAGTTATTTTTGCAGATAAGATAGATTTTTTAGATAGGCTTGATGTTTATGGTATACTTGAATATTTAGAAAAATTAAAGGCAAAAATTTCAGCTAAATTTCACAAATCTGTTGATATTTGTGATTATTACAATAAAGAAAGACTATATAACAACAAGATTACAAAAGGAGCTATTTTTGTCTAG
- a CDS encoding flagellin B, with product MSFRINTNINAMNSHANAVGNNRNLSNSLGRLSSGLRIQTAADDASGLAIADSLRSQASALGQAIANGNDAIGIIQVADKAMDEQLKILDTIKVKATQAAQDGQTTRSRQALQADIVRLMEELDNIGNSTSFNGQQLLNGTFSNKEFQIGAYSNQTVKSSIGATTSDKIGLTRFESSKLITAGAAGAVTLTFINVDGINNVKVAATELSYGLGKGIGALAENINKVADQSGVRATFDVTIIASKAITAGSIVSLNINGVKIGDLEVKANDSNGTLVNAINSVKDQTGVEASIDPQGKLVLTSRDGRAIKISGGEKAGDDKIGARLGVSDKISLSKNMFIGRLNLVRLDGRDIKISSSDNSGKFSVAFSADGGNQASVSLREIKGQIASNTAAAMGFQRMTKGEMTSAQSAGVMTLRGAMAVMDIAESAQRTLDFIRSDLGSVQNQLVATVNNITVTQVNVKSAESQIRDVDFAAESANFSKYNILAQSGSYAMSQANSVQQNVLKLLQ from the coding sequence ATGAGCTTTAGAATTAATACAAACATTAATGCTATGAACTCACATGCAAATGCAGTTGGTAACAACAGAAACTTATCTAACTCTCTAGGTAGACTTTCATCAGGTTTGAGAATTCAAACAGCAGCAGATGATGCTTCTGGTCTAGCTATTGCAGATAGTTTAAGATCACAAGCAAGTGCTTTAGGTCAAGCTATAGCAAATGGTAATGATGCTATAGGTATCATACAAGTAGCTGATAAAGCTATGGATGAACAACTTAAAATACTTGATACTATAAAAGTAAAAGCTACTCAAGCAGCTCAAGATGGTCAAACAACAAGATCAAGACAAGCACTACAAGCTGACATAGTAAGACTTATGGAAGAACTAGATAACATAGGTAACTCTACATCATTTAACGGTCAACAACTACTAAATGGAACATTCTCAAATAAAGAGTTTCAAATAGGTGCATACTCAAACCAAACAGTAAAATCTAGCATAGGTGCTACTACATCTGATAAGATAGGACTTACTAGGTTTGAGAGTAGCAAGCTGATAACAGCAGGTGCGGCTGGTGCAGTAACACTTACCTTTATAAACGTAGATGGTATAAACAATGTAAAAGTTGCAGCTACAGAACTATCTTATGGTCTTGGCAAAGGTATTGGTGCTTTAGCTGAAAACATCAACAAAGTAGCAGATCAAAGTGGTGTAAGAGCTACGTTTGATGTAACTATTATAGCCAGTAAAGCTATTACTGCTGGATCTATAGTTTCATTAAATATAAATGGTGTTAAAATAGGTGATCTTGAGGTTAAAGCAAATGATAGCAATGGAACCCTTGTAAATGCCATAAACTCTGTAAAAGATCAAACAGGTGTAGAAGCATCTATAGATCCACAAGGAAAGCTTGTGCTTACAAGTCGTGATGGTCGTGCTATAAAAATTTCTGGCGGAGAAAAAGCAGGTGATGATAAAATCGGTGCGCGTTTAGGTGTGTCAGATAAGATTTCACTAAGTAAAAACATGTTTATCGGTCGCCTTAACCTTGTAAGACTTGATGGTAGAGATATAAAGATAAGTAGTAGTGATAATAGTGGTAAATTTTCTGTCGCATTTAGTGCTGATGGTGGAAATCAAGCATCTGTATCACTAAGAGAGATAAAAGGACAGATAGCTTCAAATACTGCTGCAGCTATGGGATTTCAAAGAATGACAAAAGGAGAAATGACCTCTGCCCAATCAGCAGGTGTTATGACACTACGTGGTGCTATGGCTGTTATGGATATAGCCGAGTCAGCTCAAAGAACACTAGACTTTATTAGATCTGATCTTGGTTCTGTTCAAAACCAACTAGTAGCTACTGTAAATAACATAACAGTAACACAGGTAAACGTAAAATCAGCAGAATCACAAATAAGAGATGTAGACTTTGCAGCAGAATCAGCAAACTTCTCAAAATACAACATACTAGCTCAATCAGGCTCTTATGCTATGAGTCAAGCTAATAGTGTTCAACAAAACGTATTAAAATTACTTCAGTAA
- a CDS encoding NINE protein, with protein sequence MNNPYIAYALWFFVGWLGAHRLYLGRFISGFFMMGLFFVGSAFAWIFIGWIFLIIWGIWWLMDVFLIGVCIEQNLKKDSFKKDLELKDKEEELKKLYELYEQNKITKAELEAKKEILFR encoded by the coding sequence ATGAATAACCCTTATATAGCTTATGCTCTTTGGTTTTTTGTGGGTTGGCTTGGTGCCCATAGGCTCTATCTTGGAAGGTTTATAAGTGGCTTTTTTATGATGGGACTATTTTTTGTCGGAAGTGCTTTTGCTTGGATATTTATAGGTTGGATATTTTTAATCATCTGGGGTATTTGGTGGCTTATGGATGTGTTTTTGATAGGTGTTTGTATAGAACAAAACCTAAAAAAAGATAGTTTTAAAAAAGACCTAGAGCTAAAAGACAAAGAAGAAGAGCTAAAAAAGCTTTATGAACTTTACGAACAAAACAAGATAACAAAAGCCGAGCTTGAGGCCAAAAAAGAAATTTTATTTAGATAG
- the hemJ gene encoding protoporphyrinogen oxidase HemJ: MADYYLYFKFLHYIFFISWMAMLFYQPRLYVYHAENIHNPEYVKIVEVMEYKMYKYIGYPALIGSFATGALILLAMPDLLKTGHIHLKLVIVVLMAAYHFHLGSYMKQLKNKTCKRDGMFFRAYNEVPTVCMLVIIWIMIVNPF; encoded by the coding sequence ATGGCGGATTATTATTTATATTTTAAATTTTTACACTACATATTTTTTATATCTTGGATGGCTATGCTTTTTTATCAGCCAAGACTTTATGTGTATCACGCTGAAAATATCCACAATCCTGAGTATGTAAAGATAGTTGAGGTGATGGAATATAAGATGTATAAATATATAGGCTATCCAGCGCTTATAGGCTCTTTTGCTACTGGTGCTTTGATACTTTTGGCTATGCCTGACTTGCTTAAAACAGGACATATTCATCTAAAGCTTGTGATAGTTGTGCTTATGGCGGCTTATCATTTTCATCTTGGTAGCTATATGAAACAACTAAAAAACAAAACCTGTAAAAGAGATGGTATGTTTTTTAGAGCGTACAACGAAGTTCCTACGGTTTGTATGCTTGTAATTATTTGGATTATGATAGTAAATCCATTTTGA
- a CDS encoding helix-turn-helix domain-containing protein has translation MGTISFDSVFNEMMKDEEFKKEYEALIHEFELKKQLIKARIKSNMTQTQIAKKMNMKQSNLARFEQSIDSKFSTILKYAKAVGLKELKISIQ, from the coding sequence ATGGGAACAATTAGTTTTGATAGTGTATTTAACGAGATGATGAAAGATGAAGAGTTTAAAAAAGAGTATGAAGCTTTAATACATGAATTTGAACTTAAAAAACAACTTATAAAAGCTAGAATCAAAAGCAATATGACACAAACACAGATTGCTAAAAAAATGAATATGAAGCAGTCAAATTTAGCTAGATTTGAACAGTCGATAGATTCAAAATTTAGCACGATTTTAAAATATGCTAAAGCTGTGGGGTTAAAAGAGCTTAAAATTTCTATACAATAA
- a CDS encoding HepT-like ribonuclease domain-containing protein translates to MSSKVVYRLCLAIEKIDQIFDICKEKGTVEALKDEKLAKPAIMKHFDVIHQQFEKMEKAQEYKTLSRFDQKDLKGIRSIRNWSSHDYDNIENEIIEKIIREILPNFKKSIQEVLKETKKDLQKD, encoded by the coding sequence TTGTCTAGTAAAGTAGTATATAGATTGTGTTTAGCTATAGAAAAAATAGATCAAATATTTGATATTTGTAAAGAAAAAGGCACGGTTGAAGCATTAAAAGATGAAAAACTTGCAAAACCAGCCATAATGAAACACTTTGATGTGATTCATCAGCAATTTGAAAAAATGGAAAAAGCACAAGAGTATAAAACATTAAGTAGATTTGATCAAAAAGATTTAAAGGGAATAAGAAGTATTAGAAATTGGTCTTCGCATGATTATGACAACATAGAAAACGAAATCATAGAAAAAATTATTCGTGAAATATTGCCAAATTTTAAAAAAAGCATACAAGAAGTTTTAAAAGAAACCAAAAAAGATTTGCAAAAAGATTGA
- the glmM gene encoding phosphoglucosamine mutase, whose amino-acid sequence MKLFGTDGVRGKAGEKLSAQTAMKLAMAAGIYFRDHSNTNTILVGKDTRKSGYMIETAIVAGLTAVGYNVLQIGPMPTPAVAFLTEDMRCDAGIMISASHNPYYDNGIKFFDSNGDKLAKDIEKQIEDIYFDDEMILNAQKTMAQIGANKRIDDVIGRYIVQIKNSFPKELTLKNMRIVLDVANGAAYKVAPTVFSELGADVVVLNDEPNGININQNCGALHPEYLASEVQRLRADIGFAFDGDADRLVVVDELGDIVHGDALLGVLSMFLSQQGALKGNALVATIMSNQALEDYLKANDIKLLRSNVGDKYVLEMMKENGINFGGEQSGHVIFNDYAKTGDGLVTAMQVVAMILKKGKKVSKIFSELKPYPQILCNLQVTDKKPLEEIDGLKELEQELQAQSIRTLFRYSGTENVIRLLLEGKNEALIDNKMQEVKAFFKKALNR is encoded by the coding sequence ATGAAACTTTTTGGAACAGATGGTGTCAGGGGAAAAGCCGGAGAAAAGCTATCAGCTCAAACGGCTATGAAACTCGCAATGGCAGCTGGAATTTACTTTAGAGATCATTCAAATACAAATACGATATTAGTCGGAAAAGACACTAGAAAAAGTGGCTATATGATAGAAACAGCCATAGTCGCTGGACTTACAGCGGTTGGGTACAATGTCCTTCAGATAGGCCCTATGCCAACCCCTGCGGTTGCATTTTTGACAGAAGATATGAGATGTGATGCTGGCATAATGATAAGCGCTAGTCACAATCCTTACTATGATAATGGCATAAAATTTTTTGATAGCAACGGTGATAAACTTGCAAAAGATATAGAAAAACAGATAGAAGATATATATTTTGATGATGAGATGATACTAAATGCACAAAAGACTATGGCACAAATCGGTGCAAACAAAAGGATAGATGATGTGATAGGGCGATACATCGTTCAGATAAAAAACTCATTTCCAAAAGAGCTAACATTAAAAAATATGAGGATAGTCCTAGATGTGGCAAATGGTGCGGCTTATAAGGTAGCCCCGACTGTATTTAGCGAACTTGGAGCAGATGTAGTTGTGCTAAACGATGAGCCAAATGGAATCAATATCAATCAAAACTGCGGTGCATTGCACCCTGAGTACCTTGCTAGTGAGGTGCAAAGACTTAGAGCTGATATAGGCTTTGCTTTTGATGGCGATGCTGATAGATTGGTTGTTGTTGATGAGCTTGGCGATATAGTTCATGGAGATGCTTTGCTTGGTGTTTTGAGCATGTTTTTATCACAGCAAGGAGCATTAAAAGGCAATGCACTTGTAGCAACGATAATGAGTAATCAGGCTTTGGAGGACTATCTCAAAGCGAATGATATAAAGCTACTTCGTTCAAATGTAGGCGATAAATATGTGCTTGAGATGATGAAAGAAAATGGCATAAACTTTGGAGGCGAGCAAAGCGGACATGTTATTTTTAATGATTATGCAAAGACTGGCGATGGCTTGGTGACTGCTATGCAAGTTGTTGCTATGATACTTAAAAAAGGTAAGAAAGTAAGTAAAATTTTTAGCGAGCTAAAGCCATATCCGCAAATTTTATGCAACCTTCAAGTTACGGATAAAAAACCACTTGAAGAGATTGACGGGCTTAAAGAGCTAGAACAAGAGCTTCAAGCACAGTCTATAAGGACACTTTTTAGGTATTCTGGGACAGAAAATGTCATCAGGCTTTTGCTTGAAGGCAAAAACGAAGCCTTGATAGATAATAAAATGCAAGAAGTTAAAGCATTTTTCAAAAAAGCTCTAAATAGATAA